GCCGCCCGACAGCTGATGCGGGTAATGGTTCTCGAAGCCGGAGAGCCCCACCAGGTCGATGTAGTGCTTGGCGATGTCGCGCTGCTCGCACTTGGGCAGGCCCTTCAGCTTGGGTCCCATCTCCACATTGCCGAGCACCGTCTTCCAGGGGAAGAGCATGTAGCCCTGGAAAACCAGGCCCCGGTCCGCGCCGGGCCCGGTCACTTCCCTGCCGTCCATGCTCACGGAGCCGGACGTGGGGAACTCGAGCCCGGCCAGGATGCGCAGGAGCGTGCTCTTACCGCACTGGCCCGGTCCCAGTATCACCAGGAATTCGTTCTCCAGGACCTCGATATTCACGTCCCTGAGCACGGGCACTTCCTGGCGCCCCTTCTGGATGAAGGTCTTGCACACATTCTTGAATTCGATCTTGGTCTTGGCAGACCTTGCGGCGCTGTCCACGGCTGGGCCCTCGATTGTGGTTTAAAAGTCCGCGATCTTGCGTTTCCAGGGGCAGAGCTTCCTCTCCAGGGCGCTCACCAGCAGCGTGGTGCCCCAGGCCGCGATGGCGATCACGGTCATGCCGCCCAGGACCATGGCGGGTTTGGAGAGGTTCATGCCCTGGACGATGATGTAGCCGAGCCCCGAGCGCGCGCTGACCAGCTCGGCGGCCAGGACGCAGGTCCAGGCGATGGACAGCGAAATCTGAAGCCCGGCGAAGATGGACGGGAACGAGGCCGGGAAGCACACGTCCATGATCTCGTCGCGCCGGTTGCCGCCCAGGGTGCGGATGACGTCGTAGAGTTCGGGCTCCACGAGGCGCACGCCGTTGTAGGCGTTCAGCAGGCAGGGGACGAAGGTGCCGAGCACGATGATGAACACCTTGGAGGGCTCGCCGATGCCGAACCACAGGATGGATATGGAAATCCAGGAGATGGGCGGCATGGGCTTGAGCAGGTCGAAAAGCGGTTTGACCGCCGCGTTGACGTAGCGATTGAGGGCCATGAACAGCCCCAGGGGCACGGCGATCACGGCCGCGATGGAAAAGCCGACGAGCACCCGTTGCGTGCTGGCCCAGATGTGGCCGAGCAGGGTCATCTCGGCCAGCTCGGTTTCCCAGAGTTCCACGAGCTGCGCCAGCACCGCCATTGGCGTGGCCACCGAGCTGGTGCCGCCGGAATCCGCGCCCTTGCTGGCCAGCATGTGCCAGGCGACGAAGAAGGTCGCCAGGGACACGGCGTGCAGGAACCAGCGGTTGCCGAGCACCTTCCCGATGGTCAAGGGCGTCCGGTCCGCACAGGCGGAGACGGTCTCGTTGGCCACGCAGCCGTTGTCTTTCGGTTCAGCGGTCATGGTTCATCTCCTGATGCCGGCCAGAAGCCGTCTTTCCACGATGTCGATGGCGACGCCGATGACCGCGCCGGTGAGGCCCACCATGATCATGCCAAGCACCACCATCTCGGGCAGGGCCAGGCGCCGGCCCATGGTGATCATGAACCCGAGCCCCGCGTCGGCGGCCAGGAGCTCCGCGGCAACGAGGTTGGTCCAGCAGCAGGCCAGGGCGATCTGGAGGGCCCCGAAGACCATGGGCAGGGCCGAGGGGATGCACAGCCGGGTGAAAATCTGCCAGTCGCTTGCGCCGTACGTCCGCGACATCTGGATCAGCGTGGGGTTGGTCATCTTCACGCCCACGTAGGCGTTGATGACGCAGGGCACCAGGCCGCCTATCCAGATGATGAAGATCTTGCCCGGCAGGCCGATGCCGAACCAGAAGATGGTCAGGGGAATCCAGGCCACCGGGGGGATGGGGCGGATGATCTCGAAGATGGGCCGGGCCAGGCCCTCGGCCGTCATGAACCAGCCCATGGCCAGCCCCAGGGGAATCCCGATCAGCAGGGAGAGGAAGTAGCCGCTGAAGGCCTCCTGGATGCTGATCCAGGCGTGTTCGTGCAGCAGGGCGCCGTCGGGGTCCACGTCCCACAGCTTCTGGTAGAGCAGCTGCACGACTGTGCTCGGAGCGGCCAGCATGGTCTCCGGCACCATGCCGGAGCGCACCACGAACTCCCAGACGGTGAAGAATCCGACGACGCTCACAACCGGCAAAACCTTGAGGGCAAGCGGCGTGTGTACCTTGATCTCCCGGTAGGCGGCCATGCATCCTCCCTTTACGGTCGTCGAGATGCCCGGGAGGCCGACTGGCGGGCCTCCCGGGCGGATCGTCGCACTACTTTACGCTGGGGACCATCTTCAGGAACTTGTCGGTGATGTAGTAGCCGGAGAGCAGCTTCTCACCCTCGGCGGGCTTGAGCTTGCCAAGCTCGGTGAAGAACTTGACCAGATCCTTCTGCCAGACCTGCACCTGGCTTTCGCCCTTGGAGGAGTCGAACATCTTGATCTGCTCGTCCAGGGTGAAGACGGGGTGGAGCTCCAGGTCCATCTTGGCCTCTTCCTCGGACATGTTCAGGCCGGCCCACTTGAGGAACTTGGTGTATTCGGGGGTCAGCTTGGTGCCGTCCTTGCGCAGGAGGTCGATGCCCTGGAAGTAGACCTTGAGGAACTTGGCGACTTCCTCGGGG
The nucleotide sequence above comes from Fundidesulfovibrio soli. Encoded proteins:
- a CDS encoding ABC transporter ATP-binding protein, which codes for MDSAARSAKTKIEFKNVCKTFIQKGRQEVPVLRDVNIEVLENEFLVILGPGQCGKSTLLRILAGLEFPTSGSVSMDGREVTGPGADRGLVFQGYMLFPWKTVLGNVEMGPKLKGLPKCEQRDIAKHYIDLVGLSGFENHYPHQLSGGMKQRVGIARAYANKPEVMLLDEPFGQLDAQTRIFMEQETERIWQHEKRTVLFVTNNTDEALFLGDRIVTMEGKLPGRVQRTYTVDLPRPRDLTDLRFLEMRREIIDASELTL
- a CDS encoding ABC transporter permease, whose protein sequence is MTAEPKDNGCVANETVSACADRTPLTIGKVLGNRWFLHAVSLATFFVAWHMLASKGADSGGTSSVATPMAVLAQLVELWETELAEMTLLGHIWASTQRVLVGFSIAAVIAVPLGLFMALNRYVNAAVKPLFDLLKPMPPISWISISILWFGIGEPSKVFIIVLGTFVPCLLNAYNGVRLVEPELYDVIRTLGGNRRDEIMDVCFPASFPSIFAGLQISLSIAWTCVLAAELVSARSGLGYIIVQGMNLSKPAMVLGGMTVIAIAAWGTTLLVSALERKLCPWKRKIADF
- a CDS encoding ABC transporter permease, which encodes MAAYREIKVHTPLALKVLPVVSVVGFFTVWEFVVRSGMVPETMLAAPSTVVQLLYQKLWDVDPDGALLHEHAWISIQEAFSGYFLSLLIGIPLGLAMGWFMTAEGLARPIFEIIRPIPPVAWIPLTIFWFGIGLPGKIFIIWIGGLVPCVINAYVGVKMTNPTLIQMSRTYGASDWQIFTRLCIPSALPMVFGALQIALACCWTNLVAAELLAADAGLGFMITMGRRLALPEMVVLGMIMVGLTGAVIGVAIDIVERRLLAGIRR